From the genome of Carassius auratus strain Wakin unplaced genomic scaffold, ASM336829v1 scaf_tig00041688, whole genome shotgun sequence, one region includes:
- the LOC113085490 gene encoding COP9 signalosome complex subunit 6-like, giving the protein MAASNGGGMEVDATASPSVMASGVTGSVSVALHPLVILNISDHWIRIRSQEGRAMQVVGALIGKQEGRNIEVMNSFELLFQTVEDQIHIDKEYYYIKEEQFKQVFKDMEFLGWYTTGGAPDQSDIHIHKQVCEIIESPLFLKLNPMTKHTDLPVSVYESVIDIISGEATMLFAELPYTLATEEAERIGVDHVARMMAIGTGENSTVAEHLIAQHSAIKMLHSRVKVILEYVKAVQAGEVPFNHEILREANALCHRLPVLNTLKFKTDFYDQCNDVGLMAYLGTITKTCNSMNQFINKFNVLYDRQGIGRRMRGLFF; this is encoded by the exons ATGGCGGCGAGTAACGGCGGAGGAATGGAGGTGGACGCGACAG cgagCCCAAGTGTGATGGCGTCTGGAGTCACGGGGAGTGTGTCTGTAGCTCTGCATCCGCTCGTGATCCTGAATATCTCCGATCACTGGATCCGGATCCGCTCGCAGGAGGGACGAGCCATGCAgg TCGTtggcgctctgatcggtaaacaGGAGGGCAGGAACATCGAGGTGATGAACTCGTTTGAGCTGCTGTTTCAGACCGTAGAGGATCAGATTCACATCGATAAAGAGTATTACTACATTAAAGAAGAGCAGT TCAAGCAGGTTTTTAAGGACATGGAGTTTCTGGGCTGGTACACGACTGGCGGCGCTCCGGACCAATCAGATATCCACATTCATAAGCAG gtgtGTGAGATCATCGAGAGTCCACTGTTCCTGAAGCTTAACCCCATGACCAAACACACCGac CTGCCAGTCAGTGTGTATGAATCTGTGATTGACATCATCAGCGgagag GCCACTATGCTGTTTGCTGAGCTGCCGTACACACTAGCGACAGAAGAAGCAGAGCGCATCGGAGTCGATCACGTCGCACGGATGATGGCCATCGGGACGGGAGAGAACTccaccg TGGCGGAGCATCTGATCGCTCAGCACAGTGCTATAAAGATGCTGCACAGCCGCGTGAAGGTCATTCTGGAGTACGTCAAAGCAGTGCAGGCAG gtgaGGTCCCGTTCAATCATGAGATCCTGCGGGAGGCGAACGCTCTCTGTCACCGTCTGCCGGTTCTCAACACGCTCAAGTTCAAGACAGACTTCTATGAC CAATGTAATGACGTGGGTCTGATGGCGTATCTGGGAACCATCACCAAAACCTGCAACAGCATGAACCAGTTCATCAACAAGTTCAACGTTCTGTACGACAGGCAGGGCATCGGCCGGCGCATGAGGGGCCTGTTCTTCTGA